One genomic segment of Panicum virgatum strain AP13 chromosome 2N, P.virgatum_v5, whole genome shotgun sequence includes these proteins:
- the LOC120658741 gene encoding uncharacterized protein LOC120658741 gives MAGKIPKPSDVDAANIQRPTVQQLSAEQQKALDDIQKKIREEKEKEIQKLEEEAMKQYISHFSIDRQGKVTTDAGFDASQFEEAPAKKVPEDSLKNSTLGGQEQKKGARSAQTGLTGLETGLTGRSGIFGKNSRNKKEKERPSFKELLAKYEKKGVVQRQRERPDKVKDTNPSSSQEQSSLSQGNSFNGPIAP, from the exons atggccggtaaaattcctaaacctagtGATGTTGATGCCGCCAACATCCAAAGGCCGACTGTTCAGCAACTTTCGGCCGAACAACAGAAGGCTCTTGATGACATCCAGAAGAAGatcagagaggagaaggagaaggagatccagaagctggaggaagaagccatgaagcagtacatctcacacttctccatcgaccgaCAAGGGAAGGTCACGACGGATGCCGGCTTCGATGCTTCACAGTTTGAG GAAGCTCCAGCAAAGAAGGTCCCTGAAGATTCATTGAAGAAttcaacgctcggggggcaagaacaGAAGAAGGGCGCCAggtctgctcagaccggtctgaccggtctggagaccggtctgaccggtcgatctggaatttttggaaagaattccagaaacaagaaagaaaaagaaaggccgagttttaaagaactcttggccaaatatgagaagaaagGAGTCGTCCAGAGGCAGAGGGAACGGCCGGACAAAGTCAAGGATACAAATCCGTCATCGtctcaagagcaatcgagtttGAGCCAAGGTAATTCATTTAatggaccgattgctccatga